From a single Nicotiana tomentosiformis chromosome 2, ASM39032v3, whole genome shotgun sequence genomic region:
- the LOC104110894 gene encoding helicase protein MOM1-like isoform X3: protein MASETRSGRKNKHTESNKSKNKQSDKGSISSGSGKTDSLRKSVRETKQADSIPSSTRKSERLEKQLPSMPAVKKKSGVIEKQNTPSPLRRSDRGKKDTPSSLSRSSYVGRGPDSSSVKKKEPKEKSVKELIMDFESVSTGRENGATSVGLKRKIMDARSYKALFKMQRKRSTAAEIIDKLERPKKSSRVDSIASDETGSKLINGDNESHERVVEELKEHPDGVASSRSISSSEASDADASVNDVEKLPDSNRRCCSRGKSAALPAENGFEVSKNGCTVGEISGDSERVPEGCSVTEDNVHIPDFSCSTSTGGDIILKSGELGIGKCSETHKNACDLAEVSPPPLADHEKLGYGGTCASCSRRIRVNHDSPEEELCSCAGMSGRDCYNLSRLKDGVGSEAAIPLDSGEGCHMQLNQALSVSQRGADEKMCTICKQGGEILICDGRGCKRCYHLSCLDPPLDDFPPGAWHCTWCVKKKIESGVHSVTEGVESIRDVREVEVAGTKGMHRQKQYLVKYQGLAHAHNHWVAETQLLIDAPLLIANYNHKNQDVRWNSEWTVPHRLLKKRSLMFSKLHGQDADDNSKCLFEWLVKWQGLDYEYATWELGNANLLNSQHGESLIKDFNIRREKAKRRIDKNHKGPLVKLSELSAGGSHITDSNLLNNVNKLRECWLKCQNTAVFDDQDRIMKMVLFILSMSDVCCPFLIVTTSSLLSQWEAEFRRWAPSIDVVVYSGSRDSRRRIKSLEFYDEGGFMMLQVLLSSLEAVIEDVEMLSGLNWEVTVIDDCQNLGISTGVEQIKMLSTGIRVLLFNGPMKITSSEYINLLSLLQCKFGLDKTGGLASDINDHLGKLKGLSKVTAPCSKPESSKFVEYWVPVQMSDLQLEQYCATLLTNSNALRTFYKSDPVGALRDTLLSVRKCCDHPYILDPFLQPFNKGLSPAEILEVGIKASGKLHLLDKMLSEMRPRQHRVVVLFQSIAGSEASIGDILDDFLRQRFGENSYERVETCVIHSKKQASLNRFNDKKSGRFVLLLENRVCHQTIKLLSVDSVIIYDSDTNPTNDLRQLQKLSIDSQSKHTYVFRLYSSFTVEEKALFLAKQDLNLDSNLHILSRSPNDTLMWGASNLFSRLDEYHSGGSPTSISNNSSGQLRLDDVISEFSAIICKNSDYKDTCHSIISKVQMSMGTYSANIPLLGEKKMELKVGEEPHVFWRKLLEGRNPQWRNLSIATPRNRKRVQYFDKSPDPPNGNDDIGKKRRKAVMNHSVDANPTHPTPERGVHENDGIGAKHVSRSPSHVLHEVNLVGRPEGGVIQQKSLHIHLKAEFAKLFEVLKLPDDVKHTVEKFLEYVMENHHVSRESATILQAFQLSLCWVAASILKQKIDKEETFLLAKQHLQFGCTEEEVNGVYLKIRSLKKMFMQRLDQNDNASSSSKSSLLAARSVPEEPSKGSMSQAVESSQLNVENEMDERFKVKNLSMEFIVTPKEELVDIEREKFIKEVQYRCDRRMSKLVQKQKEEIKEFQKIWEKKKEELELDYRVNFSVLRSIFGQNAAIKDKQKILETEFSSKMQELKCRKDQQLKELEVEHTAMRNKEMLKAAYWLAEANSFRGVGSNPIDDIGCSQENVNASHNRPKTDHPVSGQHVEELNGNIVDSMQCDMVASELPTSTSDESNILPIETTDVLATPATEEQVEIASMAGVLVARSEKPNEVGYLGGGSEEIGAFGATSNQPNEVGDPDVPASTSNESIILPVETSNVLTTAAMEEQVEIASTAEALVARSKQPNEVGDLGGISEEIGALVATSKEPNEVGDLGGSSEEIGALVAASKQPNEVGDPDVPASTSNESNIRPIGTTNAIAAPAAEEQVEIASTAGALVARYEKPNEVGDSGGGPEEIASVFPLHSEEHTEVPLEHPPREHLLEVSGTGVNVVVENDHSEVNNVIEELNTEHGSLENNSHLPNDEENSRDAVSSIDRKQISLEEVVVDLRLAAAVPTSDGGGSIPQNQSSGYNETLTHEMPLLENQSGTQADVDAGQCGPNSSEAVLINSSEQQQPASDGFSLAAHEPPSDTARQTHDDERNFIPNIGSSRHLDGEMMETLQAGGNSGECPSVDVEMSPLICDQPNLSEVSRVDPRPISEQGASSKSTEASVQVPGSAELPSQAVLQHNTNVAFVQGPRNIPVHPAHQMATSNPILLPFNADPLHKEWERIHKEREQATKILEDTKLRLRSDCEKVIEELVAQIRKKYDLNLQETEAAFLRKKNELDTSLNKVLMNKLLADAFRCKCMNLKPSGLPGIRQVVPSSYMQHLHQVSQQPSLRSSPMTDSSAASQQNLAPGILRASHATSLSSAGQAQVGQETSVPSLPVINRSVNSGGIPQPAFRSTPVTGLSLAGQQAPIQQTAAVSRSPALSAGIPGRPPLISAITPSTGNLRVAGEIRAPAPHLQPFRTPTSMSTSSPSTLAHGLQNQPLSTNMAASSPSLPQHASLQTTSSPSQLAADLSTVVHLSSSRSMSSQHDIGGLPSPQNPPMSAQELLLNMENRPHANRRNIMPPLPDMSSDFDSLDLSDFQTLDSVQGGSTSAIATNVTDVVCVSDDE from the exons ATGGCTAGCGAGACTCGGTCTGGGAGGAAAAATAAGCATACTGAGAGCAATAAATCAAAGAACAAACAATCAGATAAAGGATCAATAAGTTCTGGCTCCGGAAAGACAGATAGCTTAAGAAAGTCAGTTCGAGAAACGAAGCAAGCAGATTCAATCCCATCGAGTACAAGGAAATCCGAGCGTCTTGAAAAGCAGTTACCATCCATGCCAGCTGTTAAGAAGAAATCTGGAGTAATTGAGAAACAGAATACTCCGAGCCCTTTAAGAAGGTCTGACAGGGGCAAGAAAGATACCCCATCTAGTTTGTCAAGATCAAGTTATGTAGGAAGAGGACCCGATTCATCTAGTGTCAAGAAGAAGGAACCAAAAGAGAAAAGTGTGAAGGAGCTGATAATGGATTTTGAAAGTGTTAGCACTGGGAGGGAAAATGGTGCAACTTCTGTAGGCTTGAAAAGGAAGATAATGGATGCCCGGAGTTATAAGGCATTGTTCAAAATGCAAAGAAAGAGATCTACTGCAGCAG AAATTATTGACAAGTTGGAAAGACCAAAGAAGTCATCAAGAGTTGATAGCATTGCCAGTGATGAGACTGGCTCCAAGCTAATCAATGGGGATAATGAATCTCATGAAAGAGTTGTagaagagttgaaagaacatccTGATGGGGTTGCTTCTTCAAGGTCCATTTCTAGCTCAGAAGCGTCTGATGCAGATGCTTCGGTAAATGATGTTGAGAAATTGCCAGATTCAAACCGCAGATGCTGCTCTAGGGGAAAATCTGCTGCTCTTCCTGCAGAAAATGGTTTTGAAGTATCTAAAAATGGTTGCACTGTGGGAGAAATTTCTGGTGATTCCGAAAGGGTACCAGAGGGTTGCTCTGTGACTGAGGATAATGTGCATATCCCTGAtttttcatgttccacttctacaGGTGGTGATATTATTCTGAAAAGTGGTGAACTAGGCATTGGTAAATGTTCTGAAACGCATAAAAATGCATGTGACTTGGCTGAAGTTTCTCCTCCACCACTAGCTGACCATGAAAAGCTTGGTTATGGTGGGACTTGTGCTTCATGCTCTAGACGGATAAG GGTAAATCATGACTCTCCAGAAGAGGAGCTGTGCTCGTGTGCTGGAATGTCAGGCAGGGATTGCTATAACCTATCTAGGCTCAAG GATGGAGTTGGTTCTGAAGCTGCAATTCCTTTGGATTCTGGAGAAGGATGCCATATGCAATTAAATCAGGCACTTTCAGTTTCTCAAAGGGGTGCTGATGAAAAAATGTGCACCATATGCAAACAAGGTGGAGAGATACT GATCTGTGATGGAAGAGGTTGCAAGAGATGCTACCACCTCTCTTGCTTAGATCCTCCATTAGATGATTTCCCACCAGGAGCTTGGCATTGTACCTGGTGTGTCAAGAAAAAGATTGAATCTGGTGTACATTCAGTGACGGAAGGAGTAGAATCAATCCGGGATGTCAGAGAAGTGGAAGTTGCAGGTACCAAAG GAATGCATAGGCAGAAGCAGTATCTTGTTAAATACCAGGGTCTTGCTCATGCACACAATCATTGGGTTGCAGAGACACAATTGCTTATTGATGCACCATTGCTTATTGCAAACTATAATCATAAGAATCAG GATGTGAGGTGGAACTCAGAGTGGACAGTGCCACATCGTCTCTTGAAGAAAAGATCATTGATGTTCTCCAAGCTGCATGGTCAAGATGCAGATGATAATAGCAAATGCCTGTTTGAGTGGCTTGTGAAATGGCAGGGCCTTGATTATGAGTATGCTACATGGGAATTAGGGAATGCTAATTTACTGAACTCACAGCATGGTGAAAGCCTTATCAAGGATTTCAATATTCGCCGCGAAAAGGCAAAACGAAGAATTGACAAG AATCATAAGGGGCCACTTGTCAAACTATCAGAACTTTCTGCTGGAGGTTCACATATAACAGATTCTAATCTGCTGAACAATGTTAACAAGCTGCGGGAGTGTTGGTTGAAGTGCCAGAACACTGCTGTCTTTGATGACCAG GATCGTATAATGAAGATGGTTTTATTTATTCTATCTATGTCTGATGTCTGCTGTCCTTTCCTTATTGTCACAACTTCAAGTTTGCTTTCCCAATGGGAAGCTGAATTTAGACGATGGGCACCAAGTATTGATGTTGTAGTGTACAGTGGAAGCAGAGATTCTAGAAGGAGAATCAAGTCATTGGAGTTCTATGACGAAGGGGGTTTCATGATGCTGCAAGTGCTTTTATCATCTCTGGAAGCCGTCATTGAG GATGTAGAAATGTTGAGCGGTTTGAATTGGGAAGTGACTGTTATTGATGACTGCCAAAACTTAGGAATTTCTACTGGTGTGGAGCAAATTAAAATGCTTTCTACTGGTATAAGGGTGCTTCTCTTTAATGGTCCAATGAAG ATCACCTCATCTGAGTACATTAATCTACTCTCTTTGCTCCAATGTAAATTTGGTTTGGACAAGACTGGTGGCTTGGCATCTGACATCAATGACCATCTTGGAAAACTGAAAGGACTCTCAAAGGTCACTGCACCTTGCAGCAAGCCTGAATCTTCCAAGTTTGTGGAGTACTGGGTTCCTGTTCAGATGTCTGACTTGCAGCTTGAGCAATATTGTGCTACATTACTCACAAATTCTAATGCTCTTCGCACTTTCTATAAAAGTGATCCTGTTGGGGCTCTCCGCGATACTCTTCTCTCTGTGCGAAAG TGTTGTGATCATCCATATATTCTGGATCCATTCCTGCAACCCTTCAATAAGGGGCTTTCTCCTGCTGAAATTCTTGAAGTAGGAATAAAAGCAAGTGGAAAACTACATCTCCTTGACAAGATGCTCTCAGAGATGAGGCCCCGACAGCACAGAGTGGTTGTCCTTTTTCAG TCTATTGCTGGTTCCGAGGCATCAATTGGTGATATTCTGGATGATTTTCTGCGTCAAAGATTTGGTGAAAACTCTTATGAAAGAGTTGAGACGTGTGTTATTCATTCCAAGAAACAAGCTTCTCTTAACAGGTTTAACGACAAGAAAAGTGGGCGCTTTGTTCTTTTATTAGAGAATCGTGTTTGCCATCAAACCATTAAACTGTTGTCAGTTGATAGTGTTATTATATATGATAGTGACACAAATCCCACGAATGATTTGAGACAACTCCAGAAACTGTCAATAGATTCGCAGTCTAAGCACACATATGTTTTCCGGCTGTATTCAAGTTTTACTGTAGAAGAAAAAGCCCTATTTCTTGCTAAACAGGACCTGAATCTTGATAGTAACTTGCATATCTTAAGTCGGAGCCCCAATGACACCCTTATGTGGGGAGCCTCAAATTTGTTCAGTAGATTGGATGAGTACCACTCTGGAGGCAGTCCGACCTCAATTTCAAATAACTCATCAGGACAGTTGCGTTTAGATGATGTTATTAGCGAGTTCTCTGCAATAATTTGTAAAAACTCTGACTACAAGGACACATGCCATTCCATTATTTCAAAAGTTCAAATGAGCATGGGAACTTACAGTGCTAATATCCCGCTGCTTGGTGAGAAAAAAATGGAGTTGAAAGTTGGAGAAGAACCTCATGTTTTTTGGAGAAAGCTGTTGGAGGGAAGAAATCCACAGTGGAGAAATTTAAGCATTGCAACCCCAAGGAACAGAAAGAGAGTTCAATACTTTGATAAATCCCCAGATCCACCTAATGGAAATGATGATATAGGAAAGAAGCGCAGGAAGGCGGTAATGAACCATAGTGTGGATGCAAACCCCACTCACCCCACACCTGAAAGAG GTGTTCATGAAAATGATGGTATTGGTGCGAAGCATGTTTCTAGGTCTCCGTCTCATGTCTTGCATGAGGTAAACCTTGTTGGGCGGCCTGAAGGAGGAGTCATACAGCAGAAAAGCCTTCATATCCACCTGAaagctgagtttgcaaaactgTTTGAAGTGCTAAAACTTCCG GACGATGTCAAACATACTGTAGAAAAGTTTCTGGAATATGTCATGGAGAATCATCATGTTAGTAGGGAATCTGCAACAATTTTACAGGCTTTCCAGTTATCTCTG TGTTGGGTTGCAGCTTCAATCTTAAAGCAAAAAATTGACAAAGAGGAGACATTCTTGCTAGCAAAGCAGCACTTACAGTTCGGATGCACCGAGGAAGAGGTAAACGGTGTTTATCTGAAGATCCGTTCCTTGAAAAAGATGTTCATGCAGCGGTTGGATCAAAATGATAATGCTTCAAGTTCTTCTAAGTCTTCTTTATTAGCTGCGCGATCTGTTCCAGAAGAGCCATCGAAGGGAAGCATGTCACAAGCTGTAGAATCTTCCCAGCTAAATGTGGAAAATGAAATGGATGAAAGATTTAAAGTTAAAAACTTATCCATGGAATTCATTGTCACACCTAAAGAAGAACTTGTGGATATTGAAAGGGAAAAATTCATTAAGGAGGTCCAGTATAGATGTGACAGGCGAATGTCAAAGCTGGTACAGAAGCAAAAGGAGGAAATCAAAGAGTTCCAGAAAATATgggagaagaagaaggaagagctTGAGCTGGATTACAGAGTGAATTTTTCTGTTCTTCGGTCTATCTTTGGTCAGAATGCTGCAATAAAGGATAAACAAAAAATATTAGAAACTGAATTTTCAAGCAAAATGCAAGAGCTCAAATGCCGCAAGGACCAGCAGCTTAAAGAGCTTGAGGTAGAACACACTGCTATGAGGAACAAGGAAATGCTAAAGGCTGCTTATTGGTTGGCGGAAGCAAATTCCTTTAGGGGCGTTGGATCTAATCCTATAGATGACATAGGGTGCTCTCAGGAAAATGTAAATGCCTCTCACAATCGTCCCAAGACTGATCACCCTGTATCTGGACAACATGTTGAGGAACTGAATGGTAATATTGTGGATAGCATGCAGTGTGACATGGTAGCATCTGAACTACCTACATCTACTTCTGATGAGTCAAATATTCTTCCTATTGAAACTACAGATGTTTTAGCAACACCAGCAACAGAAGAGCAAGTTGAGATTGCATCCATGGCTGGAGTGTTGGTTGCTAGATCGGAGAAGCCTAATGAAGTAGGTTATTTAGGTGGTGGTTCAGAGGAAATTGGAGCATTTGGTGCTACATCTAATCAGCCTAATGAAGTAGGTGACCCAGATGTGCCTGCATCTACTTCCAATGAGTCAATTATTCTTCCTGTTGAAACTTCAAATGTTTTAACAACGGCAGCAATGGAGGAGCAAGTTGAGATCGCTTCCACGGCTGAAGCATTGGTTGCTAGATCCAAACAGCCTAATGAAGTAGGTGATTTAGGTGGTATTTCAGAGGAAATTGGAGCATTGGTTGCTACATCCAAGGAGCCTAATGAAGTAGGTGATTTAGGTGGTAGTTCAGAGGAAATTGGAGCTTTGGTTGCTGCATCCAAACAGCCTAATGAAGTAGGTGATCCAGATGTACCTGCATCTACCTCTAATGAGTCAAATATTCGTCCTATTGGAACTACAAATGCTATAGCAGCACCAGCAGCAGAGGAGCAAGTTGAGATTGCGTCCACGGCTGGAGCGTTGGTTGCTAGATACGAGAAGCCTAATGAAGTAGGTGATTCAGGTGGTGGTCCGGAGGAAATTGCTTCTGTGTTTCCTCTTCATTCCGAAGAACATACTGAAGTTCCACTAGAGCATCCACCTAGAGAGCATTTGTTGGAAGTATCTGGAACGGGTGTTAATGTAGTTGTGGAGAATGATCATTCAGAAGTAAATAATGTTATTGAAGAATTGAATACAGAACATGGTAGTCTGGAAAATAATTCTCATTTACCAAATGATGAAGAAAACTCGAGAGATGCAGTTAGCTCCATTGATAGAAAACAAATTTCTCTTGAGGAAGTGGTAGTGGACTTGCGTTTGGCAGCAGCAGTTCCTACTTCTGATGGTGGTGGTTCTATACCTCAAAATCAA TCTTCAGGATATAATGAAACACTCACTCATGAGATGCCACTCCTAGAAAATCAGAGTGGAACACAAGCTGATGTTGATGCTGGGCAATGTGGACCCAACAGTTCTGAAGCCGTGTTAATTAATAGTTCCGAGCAACAACAGCCAGCTTCTGATGGTTTTTCTCTTGCTGCTCACGAGCCACCAAGCGACACTGCACGTCAAACCCATGATGATGAAAGGAATTTTATCCCAAACATTGGGTCTTCTCGTCATTTGGATGGAGAGATGATGGAAACTTTGCAGGCTGGTGGTAATTCGGGAGAGTGTCCATCTGTTGATGTTGAGATGTCGCCTCTGATCTGTGATCAGCCTAATTTATCAGAAGTCAGTAGAGTGGATCCTCGACCCATTTCAGAACAGGGTGCATCTTCGAAGAGTACTGAAGCTTCTGTTCAAGTGCCAGGTTCCGCTGAGCTTCCTAGTCAAGCAGTCTTGCAACATAACACTAATGTTGCCTTCGTCCAAGGACCTAGGAATATACCAGTTCATCCTGCCCATCAGATGGCCACTTCGAATCCAATTCTTCTTCCTTTCAATGCTGATCCTCTACATAAAGAATGGGAAAGGATACATAAAGAAAGAGAACAAGCCACTAAGATTCTTGAGGACACG AAATTGCGTCTGAGATCTGATTGCGAGAAGGTGATAGAGGAATTGGTTGCACAAATCCGTAAAAAGTATGATCTCAATCTTCAGGAAACTGAGGCAGCATTTCTTCGGAAGAAGAATGAACTTGATACGAGTCTGAATAAAGTTCTCATGAATAAGCTTTTGGCAGACGCTTTCAGATGCAAGTGCATGAATCTCAAACCTTCGGGGCTTCCAGGCATCCGTCAAG ttGTGCCTTCTAGTTATATGCAGCATCTACATCAGGTGTCACAGCAGCCTAGTTTGAGGTCTTCTCCTATGACTGATTCGTCTGCAGCTAGCCAGCAAAATTTAGCCCCAGGTATTTTGAGAGCTTCTCATGCCACCAGTTTGTCCTCAGCTGGCCAAGCACAGGTTGGACAGGAGACTTCTGTCCCCTCTTTGCCAGTTATTAATCGTTCAGTAAATTCTGGTGGGATTCCTCAACCTGCATTTAGATCTACACCTGTTACCGGGTTGTCTTTAGCTGGCCAACAAGCACCCATTCAGCAGACCGCTGCTGTTAGTCGTTCGCCAGCACTTTCTGCTGGAATTCCTGGCAGGCCGCCTCTCATCAGTGCAATTACCCCTTCCACTGGCAATCTCAGAGTAGCTGGTGAGATCCGTGCTCCAGCCCCCCATCTTCAGCCTTTCAGAACTCCTACATCCATGTCTACGAGCAGCCCCTCAACCTTGGCACATGGTTTGCAAAATCAACCGCTATCCACTAACATGGCTGCATCATCACCCTCACTTCCCCAACATGCTTCTCTACAAACAACATCCTCCCCGTCACAGTTAGCTGCAGATCTTTCTACTGTGGTACATCTCTCTAGTTCGCGGAGTATGAGTTCGCAGCATGACATTGGCGGGTTGCCTTCTCCACAAAATCCGCCTATGTCTGCACAGGAACTGCTTTTGAATATGGAGAATCGACCTCATGCAAACAGGCGGAACATTATGCCACCTCTACCAGATATGAGCTCTGACTTCGATTCATTGGACCTATCCGACTTTCAAACACTGGATAGTGTACAGGGAGGTTCTACTTCAGCCATAGCTACTAATGTAACTGATGTTGTTTGTGTGTCTGATGATGAATGA